A portion of the Musa acuminata AAA Group cultivar baxijiao chromosome BXJ1-1, Cavendish_Baxijiao_AAA, whole genome shotgun sequence genome contains these proteins:
- the LOC135672547 gene encoding vesicle transport protein GOT1-like yields MVSFEMNDRKKIGLGLTGFGVFFSFLGIIFFFDKGLLAMGNILFLSGLMLTIGLKSTMQFFTKPKNYKGTISFGAGFFLVLIGWPIIGMIVESYGFIVLFSGFWPTVAVFLQRIPIFGWLFQQPFVTSLLERYRGKRVPV; encoded by the exons ATGGTTTCATTCGAGATGAATGATCGAAAAA AGATTGGGCTAGGCTTGACGGGTTTCGGTGTATTTTTCTCATTCTTGGGAATCATTTTCTTCTTTGACAAGGGACTTTTAGCAATGGGGAAT ATTCTCTTCCTGTCAGGTCTAATGTTGACAATTGGTCTCAAGTCCACGATGCAGTTCTTCACCAAGCCTAAGAACTACAAG GGTACCATATCCTTTGGCGCTGGCTTCTTCCTGGTCCTGATTGGATGGCCAATCATTGGCATGATCGTGGAGTCATATGGCTTCATTGTCCTCTTCAG CGGCTTTTGGCCAACCGTTGCAGTATTTCTACAGAGGATCCCCATCTTTGGCTGGCTGTTCCAACAGCCTTTTGTGACATCG TTACTTGAGCGCTACAGAGGCAAGCGAGTTCCAGTGTAG